The segment ATGCCAGGAATCTTCCATTTCCTCAACAGTAGCCTTGGCATGTGTAATGACCATACTTGATATCTCTGTCACAGTGAACCTCCACAATGAACGTGCATTAGATGTAGCATACCTTCATGAACACGAACATCGGACTTAAATTTAATGTAATGTTCCATATAATATCAACCTTTCTTGCTTATGTGCTCCTGAACTATACCATATGCTATATTATACCCTTTTTCATATGAAATTTCAAGAGCTTCCCATACTGACCGATCTTCAAGAATCTCCCAGAGAATAGCCTTTCTTGTCTTTTGCTCTGCAACTTTACCCTTTAGGAGAGTTCGAACCTGATCCTGCAGTTTGATCATATCCCCATACTGAGGAGTGATAAAAGTTTCTATTTTCCTGCGAGTGTATTTGGATACTGCAGGACTGGAACCAAGTGTGGAAATACCAATGGTCAGGCCCCCCCTCTTAATTACAGAAGGAATGACCACATCATCTGCCATATCAACGCGATTGACCAATGCACCTGCTCTGCGGGCGAATTCTGCTATTCGATCATTCAACTCAACCATGTTGGTTGCGGGAATAACGAGGAACGCACCCATGACAAGCTCTTCAAGCTTTTCGTCTGATACGGATAAAAGGTCCATGGAAACCAGATCCACAGAAGATGAAGATGCAAGGTCCCGAAGCTCAGAAACGAAGTCCGCACTCACAACCATAGTATGTGCATACTCCGAAAACAGGTATGCTTTGCGAAGACCCACAGAGCCCCCACCAAAGATGATCACTTTCCTGTCATTTAGATCAATGAAAAGTGGCAAATAGCTACGACTATCGGTTTGTTCGGCCATTCACAACCTCACACCGGTCTTTTTAAACTCGCGAACACTGTAAAGGAGATTGTAATCAGTGATGCCGGTGGCCTTTGATATCTCCTGGGCAACGTATTCACAATCTTCCTTTGTATAGGAATGTACCATGGTGAAAAGGTTGTAAGGCCAATCAGGATAACGTGGTCTTTCGTAACAGTGAGTAACCTCAGTAAAACCTGCCATAACAGCACCCACTTCTTCAACACGCTCGTCAGGAACATTCCAGGTACACATTGCATTTGCAGTGATCCCAATCGCACGATGACCGATGGATGCACCAAATCTGCGAATAAAGCCATTTTTCTGAAGTTGTTCTATCCTGCAGATAACCTCATCCTCAGCTATCCCCAGTTCTTCTGCTACCATAGCAAAAGGCGAATGAACAAATGGTATACCATCCTGAGTTAGCTTGAGAAGACGAGTATCGATCTCATCCATGACAACATTATCATTTGACATCGAATTTCACCCCGATCTTAAAAAGGCGCTTTGTAGGCAGGTTGATCAGCGGACAGCCGGTCTCTTCCTGAAGGTCATTTATAATCTGCTCCAGACGTTCCTTGTTAGCAGCAGACACTGTAAACCATATATTATAATCTGCCTGGCGCAAATAGTTATGGGAAACTTCCTGATGTTGATTGATAAGCTCTGCGATCTCATCGATCTTTGATTCAGGAGCTTTTAATGCAACAAGAGTACTGATCCCACCTACTCTTTTTGTGTTGATAACAGGACCAATTCGGCGCACTGCACCTTCTTCATTTAAACGGCCCATACGCTCCAGCAGTTCCTCTTCAGAGATACCCAGTTGAAAGCTCATTTTTTCAAATGGATGAACATCAAGTGGAAAATCCAGCTGGATCAGATTAAGGATATCCTTATCAATATCATCAAGTTGTATCATGTAAATGAACACCAAATGTTTTATTTTGTTATGCAGCGAGCTTATTCCACATTATATGGTATAAGATATACATCAGTATAGATGAATAAAAAATACACTAACGAACTCAGACCGTTGTAACCTTTCCCCCTTCTTGATGTATGTGTTTATATTTGTTTCCTTCCACGTGTGAGAAGCAAATGATAGTATATCATCATAATTATACTAATAATCAGAAACATATATAAACTAGAAAAAACAATGAAATGTCGCCTATGAGGTGACTAAACATGTGGAAAAATTTTTCAAAAGATGACAAAGCATTTACAGGACTTGAAGCAGCAATTGTCCTGATTGCCTTTGTAGTCGTGGCAGCTGTTTTCAGCTATGTCATGCTAGGGGCGGGTTTCTATACAACCCAGAAGAGCCAGGAAGTAGTACACACAGGTGTCCAGCAAGCAAGTAGCAGTGTTGCAGTAGCCGGAGATGTTGTTATTAAAGGCCATACGTCTGCCGGAAGTGCAACCGATGTTATATTCTATGTAACAAATACTGCAGGCGGATCTCCTGTAGATCTCAGCAAATCAATGTTGACTTACACGGATCCGAATGATTTTGTTGCTAACTGCAGTTGGACAACGAGTTGTACACTTGGAGATGGCGACGACCTTGTTGAGAAAGGTGAAAAATATCAGATTACCGCAGTTTTGGGTTCTAGTGGAGTTACCCTTCCTACAGTAAATGAACAAATAAAGCTTGAACTCAAGCCACCAGATGGAGCTGTACTGGTACTACAGAGAACAATGCCACCAGAAATTGGTATTGGTGAATACCTGACAGTCTATTAATGAGGTGATTAAAAATGTTTAAAAAATTCTTTAATGATGATAAAGCATTTACTGGTTTGGAAGCAGCAATCGTTCTGGTCGCATTCGTGGTCGTGGCAGCAGTTTTCAGTTATGTCATGCTCGGAGCAGGTTTCTATACAACCCAGAAGAGCCAAGAAGTGGTACACACAGGTGTAGCACAGGCAAGTAGCAGTATTGAGATAAGTGGAGACGTTATTGCAGCTGGAGCTAGTGATGAAATTTCAAATGTGACCGTATTCCTGCAACTTACTGCAGGAGGTTCAGCAGTTGACATCAACAAAACCATAATCACATACACAGATTCTAGCAACCATGCATCTTACAAATTGTCTGATGCACAGATGAATATAACCGAGGATCACGGCGGAGACGACGATCTTCTCCTTGAGAAATTTGAGAAATTCGAAGTACTTATTGATATTAGCAGTTATCATATAGGTGCAAACGATGAATTCCAGATTGAAATAAAACCACCTGAAGGAGCTTCCTACACTCTGCAGAGGCAGGCACCCCCTCAGATCGATGCAATAATGACACTCTATTAAAGAGTGTCTCATCTTTTTTTATTTTTGAGATGAAACAAAAGAAAAATATATTAATTAATAGATGTATTATCCTTCCTAAATTATTATCATTATTATAATTATTATTATCAAAATTTTTGTATATTTCAATATATTCCAGGTGAGAAAAAAATGGGTGATGCAGAAGGTTTCGACCAGTCAATGATTGATGATCTGATGACGAGTGCTGAAGGAGACACCGTAGAATCCAAAGTTGCTGACTTGGAAGCCGAGGTAGCTGAAATTAAAGGTTCTGTTAAAAAGCTCCTCTTGGATATAAGGGAAACAATGAGCGTTCTTGAGAATCCTTTTCAGAACATTCAGGCAATATCAAATCTTACTGCCCCAGCACCTAATCCGGCCCCTGCAACCCCCACACCGCCAATAGATGAAATTCCTGATGCTGTCGAGGTTGAACCAGTCCCCCAGAATATTTCCAATATTCCCGATCAAAATATGGAAAATAATGCCATGGAGAACAATGATTATGCTCAAAAGGTAAGTAATCTTCCCGATTTTAAGCTTGTAGATCCCCTCTCATTCCATAAGACGATAATATGGGGACGAGAGATGGTGGAAAAATATGATTCTGAAACTATGCAGGAACTAGTCGAAATATTCTCACTCTTGGGCTACATTCCTGATAACATAAAAGAGATAATACTCAAAATCACAAATATCCTTTATGAAAATAATAATCTAGACGAGTCAGTCATGGACCTATACAAGCTTTACCATATACTCAATCCGGAAGATCCAAGCCTTGACTCCAAGGTACTGGACTTAGTTCTGAATGAAAACGATGCGGAGAAAACATGTCAAGTGAAGTTATAACTACATCGATACTTTTAATAGCAAGTGTTGTAGCAGTTGTAGCTTTAATTAGTGCTGTTGTTCCTTCGGTGAATGAGTTGTCACGTTCTTACACTTCTGTTGCAGATGAAATGGGAACTGAGGTCAGAACTGATGTCGATATTATATTTATTTCCGCTCAGGGAAATAACGTTTCCGTTTGGATCAAAAATGTTGGTTCCTCCAGGATTCCTTTATCTTATTTTGGAATGAGTGACATATTTATTACGTCCTCTTCCAATTACTGGCATCCCGATTTTGAAAGCACATCCAATCCCGCCTGGAATTACACACTTGAAAATGGTGATGGAAATACGTGGGACTCAGGTGAAACAATTAAAACAATCATCGAGTTAGATAATCTACCCAGTGATACCTATAACT is part of the Methanococcoides orientis genome and harbors:
- a CDS encoding precorrin-2 dehydrogenase/sirohydrochlorin ferrochelatase family protein gives rise to the protein MAEQTDSRSYLPLFIDLNDRKVIIFGGGSVGLRKAYLFSEYAHTMVVSADFVSELRDLASSSSVDLVSMDLLSVSDEKLEELVMGAFLVIPATNMVELNDRIAEFARRAGALVNRVDMADDVVIPSVIKRGGLTIGISTLGSSPAVSKYTRRKIETFITPQYGDMIKLQDQVRTLLKGKVAEQKTRKAILWEILEDRSVWEALEISYEKGYNIAYGIVQEHISKKG
- the ahbB gene encoding siroheme decarboxylase subunit beta; translated protein: MSNDNVVMDEIDTRLLKLTQDGIPFVHSPFAMVAEELGIAEDEVICRIEQLQKNGFIRRFGASIGHRAIGITANAMCTWNVPDERVEEVGAVMAGFTEVTHCYERPRYPDWPYNLFTMVHSYTKEDCEYVAQEISKATGITDYNLLYSVREFKKTGVRL
- the ahbA gene encoding siroheme decarboxylase subunit alpha; the encoded protein is MIQLDDIDKDILNLIQLDFPLDVHPFEKMSFQLGISEEELLERMGRLNEEGAVRRIGPVINTKRVGGISTLVALKAPESKIDEIAELINQHQEVSHNYLRQADYNIWFTVSAANKERLEQIINDLQEETGCPLINLPTKRLFKIGVKFDVK
- a CDS encoding archaellin/type IV pilin N-terminal domain-containing protein; amino-acid sequence: MWKNFSKDDKAFTGLEAAIVLIAFVVVAAVFSYVMLGAGFYTTQKSQEVVHTGVQQASSSVAVAGDVVIKGHTSAGSATDVIFYVTNTAGGSPVDLSKSMLTYTDPNDFVANCSWTTSCTLGDGDDLVEKGEKYQITAVLGSSGVTLPTVNEQIKLELKPPDGAVLVLQRTMPPEIGIGEYLTVY
- a CDS encoding archaellin/type IV pilin N-terminal domain-containing protein, whose amino-acid sequence is MFKKFFNDDKAFTGLEAAIVLVAFVVVAAVFSYVMLGAGFYTTQKSQEVVHTGVAQASSSIEISGDVIAAGASDEISNVTVFLQLTAGGSAVDINKTIITYTDSSNHASYKLSDAQMNITEDHGGDDDLLLEKFEKFEVLIDISSYHIGANDEFQIEIKPPEGASYTLQRQAPPQIDAIMTLY
- a CDS encoding flagellin, whose product is MSSEVITTSILLIASVVAVVALISAVVPSVNELSRSYTSVADEMGTEVRTDVDIIFISAQGNNVSVWIKNVGSSRIPLSYFGMSDIFITSSSNYWHPDFESTSNPAWNYTLENGDGNTWDSGETIKTIIELDNLPSDTYNLNFVLYNGVSGSDIFSK